A window of Calliopsis andreniformis isolate RMS-2024a chromosome 3, iyCalAndr_principal, whole genome shotgun sequence contains these coding sequences:
- the Mrpl45 gene encoding mitochondrial ribosomal protein L45, whose protein sequence is MISKYRSAICVFGKYMQNNLPVVISPINYPCDNSQQVRWKHWNPKYKKERKEKFIKVKLPKFDKEYSELSVEEIRSKLKEQGIVPQRQWNERPVFLCCTPTIFESYVVPEGDGKYSSITKEGAKQKFEFIEKKSKSFMAIRKIKSYDEHFTVPLFEEQAVDIYKQAHEALAAKDDDKLLQYVTETAYPQMIHNVKNKTIHWKFLESLEPARIVHARCTYLITKQNVFAQVTVRFHTQQILCIYDRFGRVMLGSEILRKDVLDYVVFEKHLSNVYGVWRIHGKIIPSWMPPEEVAGKTYILPKEEQDDSSSGGELESVAQSVPPEALDKHNVKGTSPEMNK, encoded by the exons ATGATCTCGAAATACAGAAGTGCTATTTGTGTCTTTGGAAAATATATGCAG AACAATTTACCCGTGGTAATAAGTCCCATTAATTATCCATGTGATAACTCTCAACAAGTTCGATGGAAACATTGGAACCCAAAGtacaagaaagaaagaaaagagaaaTTTATTAAAGTTAAACTTCCAAAGTTTGATAAAGAATACAGTGAACTATCTGTAGAAGAAATAAGATCGAAGCTGAAAGAACAGGGCATAGTACCACAAAGGCAATGGAATGAAAGACCTGTTTTTCTTTGTTGTACACCTACTATTTTTGAATCTTATGTTGTTCCAGAAGGTGATGGGAAATATTCTTCTATCACTAAGGAG GGGGCAAAACAAAAGTTTGAATTTATAGAGAAAAAGAGTAaatcttttatggctattagaaaaaTTAAATCATATGATGAACATTTTACTGTTCCCTTATTTGAAGAGCAAGCAGTAGATATTTATAAACAAGCACATGAAGCTTTAGCTGC TAAAGATGATGATAAGTTACTACAATATGTTACAGAGACTGCATATCCT CAAATGATACATAATGTAAAGAATAAAACAATTCATTGGAAATTCTTAGAGTCTTTAGAACCAGCACGTATTGTGCATGCAAGATGTACATATTTAATAACAAAGCAAAATGTGTTTGCACAAGTTACTGTTCGCTTCCATACTCAACAG attttgtgtatttatgatagaTTTGGACGAGTAATGCTAGGAAGTGAAATATTAAGGAAAGATGTTCTAGATTATGTAGTGTTTGAGAAGCATTTGTCTAATGTGTACGGTGTTTGGCGAATACATGGGAAAATTATACCAAGCTGGATGCCACCAGAAGAAGTAGCAGGAAAAACTTATATATTGCCAAAAGAAGAACAGGATGATTCGTCTTCTGGAGGTGAACTAGAATCAGTTGCTCAATCTGTTCCCCCTGAAGCCTTAGATAAACATAATGTAAAAGGAACTTCCCCCGAAATGAACAAATGA
- the L(3)07882 gene encoding nucleolar protein 14 homolog l(3)07882 gives MAKAKKKLLSEVAQQKRNQQNKKSLNPFEVHINRDKQNVLGKKSKADRGLPGISRAKAINKRKGTLLHEYRLKNKDNVFLDKRIGEKNLAMSEEDKALARFAAERIKAHKKKNIYSLNDEEVLTHRGQTLEEIEKFDDPKSDDEYSDDENRTGKLDDKFVGDAHFGGGVLSRSDSGKSRKDIIDELIAESKKRKAEKQKIREQTIDLTEKLDSEWKDLLPIVSAANKPVEETTEKTKADDYDIAVRELKFEARGMPSDKLKSEEEIVKEEKEKLEALEADRLARMKGFINDSSTEIKHKSADDLDDGFTLETINDEASADEESSLIKNVGEDSNHEDDDANDTDDDDNDNENDDIVSNDNDEAMNDQRSEQSDNEINNAAKEKKKTKSCVKDEPEKDSDIETSEAESSEEDNLSDLKESESSSEDENIPAKKSVTFAKNVNNGTLKDKENSHPIKGKSILKSKNDTNVPQLRDKDRKQEIRDDLLKRKEIMEKARKELPYTYKAPESFEELQELLHDHNAEYQSVIIDRIIKCNHISLDGKNKEKLSNLFLFLLQHLHDCAVEDDVESVIQCFQIFNRLSPFLYDLAHVNPENAKTVVQEIIKEKHREFEKNKKKYPSLDTLIFFKLVSLIFPTSDFRHPVVTPCLIFMSQILFRCRVKNKVDISKGLFICTLILEYTVLSKRFAPSVINFLRGVVYISTPKHLIQGIKIMPPFKTIGELSNLLILDDDQTTFNIEPSSILMKAIDLIHGEIEGEFKIRALLTAVNLLREFKNHLEELEAVYSIFEPILKLLKRNTFDKYPSNVKKYIKQLRKDLKILKNKKLEYIVLEKKKPKPLRLYEPQIETVYDGKKHKSASKEKAEKEKLLHKYKKEMKGAIREIRRDRSFLAKLQIKQQIKSDEERKRKVKEIYGDAAIQQSELKKLKRKK, from the exons ATGGCTAAAGCAAAAAAGAAATTATTATCTGAAGTTGCACAACAAAAACGAAATCAACAAAACAAAAAGAGTTTGAATCCATTTGAAGTGCACATAAATAGAGACAAACAAAATGTTCTAGGAAAAAAAAGTAAAGCAGATAGAGGACTTCCAGGTATATCACGTGCAAAAGCAATTAACAAACGCAAGGGAACCCTTCTTCATGAATATAGATTAAAAAATAAGGATAATGTGTTTTTGGATAAGCGCATAGGTGAAAAAAATTTAGCTATGAGCGAAGAAGATAAAGCCTTGGCTAGATTTGCAGCAGAACGTATAAAAGcacataaaaagaaaaatatctaCAGTTTAAATGACGAAGAAGTGTTAACACACAGAGGTCAAACTTTAGAAGAGATTGAAAAGTTTGATGACCCCAAGAGTGATGATGAATATAGCGATGATGAAAATAGAACTGGAAAATTAGATGATAAGTTTGTTGGTGATGCCCATTTTGGTGGTGGTGTTTTATCAAGATCAGATTCTGGAAAGTCTAGAAAAGATATCATAGATGAACTTATAGCTGAATCAAAGAAACGAAAAGCAGAAAAACAGAAAATTCGCGAACAAACTATTGATTTAACAGAAAAACTTGATTCTGAATGGAAAGATCTTCTTCCAATAGTATCAGCAGCTAATAAACCTGTTGAAGAAACAACAGAGAAAACAAAAGCTGATGATTATGATATTGCCGTGCGTGAATTGAAGTTCGAAGCTAGAGGTATGCCATCTGACAAATTAAAATCTGAGGAAGAAATTGTAAAAGAGGAAAAAGAAAAACTAGAAGCTCTTGAAGCAGATCGATTAGCCAGGATGAAAGGATTTATAAATGATTCAAGTACTGAAATTAAACACAAATCTGCGGATGATCTTGATGATGGTTTTACACTTGAAACAATAAATGATGAGGCTTCTGCTGATGAAGaaagtagtttaattaaaaatgtGGGAGAAGACTCAAATCATGAGGATGACGATGCTAATGATACAgatgatgatgataatgataatgaaaatGATGATATAGTATCTAATGACAATGATGAAGCTATGAATGACCAGAGAAGTGAACAGTCAGATAATGAAATAAACAATGCTgctaaagaaaaaaagaaaacaaaaagtTGTGTTAAAGATGAACCAGAAAAAGACTCAGATATAGAAACTTCAGAGGCTGAAAGCTCTGAAGAAGATAATTTATCAGACTTGAAAGAATCAGAATCTTCTAGTGAAGATGAAAATATACCAGCAAAAAAGAGTGTTACATTTGCAAAAAATGTAAATAATGGTACTTTAAAAGACAAGGAGAATtctcatcctataaaaggaaaatCAATTCTAAAATCCAAGAATGACACAAATGTTCCCCAACTAAGAGATAAAGATAGAAAACAAGAAATTAGAGATGATCTATTAAAAAGGAAAGAAATTATGGAAAAAGCGAGGAAAGAATTACCTTACACATACAAAGCACCAGAAAGTTTTGAAGAGTTACAAGAACTATTACATGATCATAACGCTGAATACCAATCCGTTATTATAGATCGCATTATAAAATGCAACCATATATCATTAGATgggaaaaataaagaaaaattatcAAACTTATTTTTGTTTTTACTACAACATTTACACGACTGTGCTGTAGAAGATGATGTCGAAAGCGTAATACAATGCTTCCAAATTTTTAATAG ATTGTCACCTTTTCTATATGATCTTGCACATGTAAATCCAGAAAATGCTAAAACTGTTGTGCAAGAAATAATCAAAGAGAAACATAGggaatttgaaaaaaataagaaaaaatatcCTAGTTTAGACACA cttattttctttaaattggTTTCCTTGATATTTCCAACATCCGATTTTAGGCATCCTGTTGTTACTCCTTGTTTAATTTTTATGTCTCAAATATTATTTAGATGTCGTGTTAAAAATAAAGTAGACATTTCAAAAGGTCTTTTCATATGTACACTTATTTTAGAG TATACAGTACTAAGCAAAAGATTTGCACCATCTGTAATAAATTTCTTACGTGGAGTGGTTTACATATCTACACCAAAACATTTAATTCAAGGAATAAAAATAATGCCACCCTTTAAAACAATTGGAGAATTAAGCAATTTATTAATTCTGGATGATGATCAAACTACTTTTAATATTGAACCAAGTAGCATTCTTATGAAAGCAATCGACTTAATACATGGAGAAATAGAGGGTGAATTTAAAATAAGAGCTCTGTTAACAGCTGTAAATTTACTACGTGAATTCAAGAATCACTTGGAAGAATTAGAAGCTGTATATTCAATATTTGAACCGATTTTGAAATTACTAAAACGAAATACTTTTGATAAATATCCATCAAACGTTAAAAAGTATATTAAACAATTGCGAAAagacttgaaaattttaaagaataaaaaattagaGTATATTGTACTTGAAAAGAAAAAGCCAAAACCATTAAGACTATATGAACCTCAAATTGAAACAGT ATACGACGGTAAAAAACACAAGTCAGCGTCGAAGGAAAAagcagaaaaagaaaaattattgcACAAGTATAAAAAAGAAATGAAGGGAGCTATTCGTGAAATACGAAGGGATAGATCCTTCCTAGCAAAACTCCAAATTAAACAACAGATTAAGAGTGATGAAGAACGTAAACGTAAAGTGAAAGAAATCTATGGTGACGCTGCTATACAACAAAGTGAACTAAAAAAGTTAAaacgaaaaaaataa
- the LOC143177260 gene encoding uncharacterized protein LOC143177260 has translation MHYVKILLRQYFTCWRKYIVFKRKKKALLAEAITIDKVHCLKKCIKYWKQYVIQLEQKKFLQDKVVEAHQFYSKRLLKKCIKAWIDISEIKFQQNKIENSILYYENKLLKKYFNFWKIYYDFKVQKVIKKEYHVNESIVDKVAYEKAETFYNHKCLQRVFLAWLKWYNEKILNCIKMNEIESIFENRLKITIFSNWRLYIHEKKCKQRKIFSSQNFYRKKLIVKILRKLHNYALYRKQKKIKLSYLNDKSKIIMQQLQIIFIEKWRKSLYIIMQEKQKLNQAIKFWEQNLISKYFLHWKEFSQHYKVKILQKKKLYELTSAFLLKKYVLHWYAKLQDVLEIHKKEAFATSMIDYKIMKRCWLSWKQYIAQKIEIRNSIETAKELHRKLLLHEGLKEILRNSLHNIDYKYGIQLEDAAIRSFKNFEILKEYFDKWHSLVYVKNNLKILRETTKNTDSQFTDFQTSHNYTFNDIENTSLVIPEYIKKKNTVSTTSDLFVTAPSENWLFNFF, from the exons ATGCATTACGTGAAAATTTTATTACGTCAATATTTTACATGCTGGCgtaaatatattgtatttaaacgtaAAAAGAAAGCATTATTGGCCGAAGCTATTACTATCGACAAAGTACATTGTTTAAAAAAGTGTATAAAGTACTGGAAGCAATATGTAATACAACTAGAACAGAAAAAGTTTTTACAAGATAAGGTAGTTGAA GCACatcaattttattcaaaaaggctATTAAAAAAGTGTATAAAAGCTTGGATTGACATCTCTGAAATTAAATTtcaacaaaataaaatagaaaattcaattttatattaCGAAAATAAGTtactaaaaaaatatttcaatttttggaaAATATATTATGATTTCAAAGTACAAAAAGTGATTAAAAAAGAGTAT CATGTAAATGAATCCATTGTGGATAAAGTGGCTTACGAAAAAGCAGAAACGTTTTACAATCATAAGTGTTTGCAAAGAGTATTTCTTGCGTGGTTAAAATGGTataacgaaaaaattctaaattgtataaaaatgaatgaaattgaaagtatatttgaaaacagattaaaaattacaatattttctaattGGCGATTATATATACATGAAAAAAAATGTAAACAAAGAAAGATATTCTCATCCCAAAATTTCTATAGAAAGAAATTAATAGTTAAGATTTTGAGAAAACTTCATAACTATGCTCTTTAtagaaagcagaaaaaaataaaattatcatATTTAAATGATAAGAGCAAGATAATTATGCAGCAGTTACAAATTATCTTTATTGAAAAATGGAGAAAGTCTCTTTATATCATTATGCAAGAAAAACAAAAACTGAATCAAGCTATCAAGTTTTGGGAACAAAATCTCATTTCTAAATACTTTCTTCATTGGAAAGAATTTTCTCAACATTACAAAGTAAAGATACTTCAGAAGAAAAAACTATATGAACTTACTTCTGCTTTTTTGTTAAAAAAGTATGTCTTACATTGGTATGCTAAGCTACAAGATGTTCTTGAAATTCATAAAAAGGAAGCTTTTGCAACTTCCATGATAGATTATAAAATTATGAAAAGATGTTGGCTATCTTGGAAACAGTATATTGCACAAAAAATAGAAATAAGAAACAGTATTGAAACAGCAAAAGAATTACATAGAAAATTGTTATTACATGAAGGACTTAAGGAGATTTTAAGAAATTCTCTTCATAATATTGATTACAAATATGGTATCCAACTAGAAGATGCAGCAATCAGatcttttaaaaattttgaaattttaaaagagTACTTCGACAAATGGCATTCTTTAGtttatgtaaaaaataatttgaagATTTTGCGTGAAACTACAAAAAATACCGATTCTCAGTTTACAGATTTTCAAACTTCACATAACTATACATTTAACGACATAGAAAACACAAGCTTAGTTATTCCAGAGTACATTAAGAAGAAAAATACAGTTTCAACTACTTCTGACTTGTTTGTTACAGCCCCATCAGAAAATtggctatttaattttttttaa
- the LOC143177047 gene encoding uncharacterized protein LOC143177047: MDERILKAILCSSDSVKKDLEKSDDFQKLIQEEKFLPTSTNIFNALSLSLTNLLSYKVSKEIYQRYTVRLHVINVLRDWCRITDVFKNLRTFIDGKQTLTFANNLLEKYLTNDILDVCNSSDELLPLTSALICLASTNSSYKCHVERLLLKLSELESCKESERLLCYSVQKNSNLNLELSTVENIYDSQRCKLIEEPLLSYFMSIHTDINKENDIDNSEIVNLTNQLFEFASKSRHIFLLTCAFLKELLVQLDYSPTVLHFIQSILKQIKEYCESQNRDILDLYPINLQSIVILLRIEPTYHTDDSKSATLRALQNIHSEDKDTIVVLLSHFPEWLKLFGEVLLSDSNTIQ, translated from the exons ATGGATGAGAGAATTTTAAAAGCAATATTATGCAGTTCTGACAGTGTTAAAAAAGATCTCGAAAAATCCGACGATTTTCAGAAATTAATTCAGGAAGAAAAGTTTCTACCAACATCTACTAATATTTTTAATGCACTGTCTCTGTCTTTGACCAATTTGTTGTCTTACAAAGTTTCAAAAGAAATTTATCAACGTTATACAGTTAGACTTCATGTAATT aatGTTCTAAGAGATTGGTGTAGAATTACTGATGTCTTTAAAAATTTACGAACATTTATAGATGGAAAACAGACATTAACATTTGCTAACAATTTATTGGAAAAATATTTAACAAACGATATTTTAGATGTGTGCAATTCAAGCGATGAGCTATTACCATTAACTAGTGCTTTAATATGTTTAGCATCAACAAACTCATCCTACAAATGTCACGTAGAAAGGTTGCTGTTAAAACTTTCAGAATTGGAATCATGCAAAGAAAGTGAACGATTACTATGTTATTCCGTACAAAAGAACTCTAATTTGAATCTTGAATTGTCAACAGTAGAAAATATATATGATTCACAAAGATGTAAATTAATAGAAGAACCACTATTAAGTTATTTCATGTCAATACATACTGATATAAATAAAGAGAATGATATAGACAATTCAGAAATTGTGAATTTAACCAATCAGTTGTTTGAATTTGCCAGTAAATCTCGACATATTTTCCTTTTAACGTGTGCTTTCTTAAAAGAACTATTAGTGCAATTAGATTATTCTCCCACAGTTCTACACTTTATACaatcaattttgaaacaaaTTAAGGAATATTGCGAAAGTCAAAACAGAGATATCTTAGATCTTTATCCAATAAATTTGCAGTCTATTGTGATTTTGTTGCGAATAGAACCGACATATCACACAGATGATTCTAAAAGTGCTACATTAAGGGCATTACAAAATATACATTCTGAAGATAAAGATACCATAGTAGTTTTATTATCGCATTTTCCtgaatggttgaaattatttggagAAGTTTTACTCTCAGATTCAAACACTATTCAGTAA